A window from Gopherus flavomarginatus isolate rGopFla2 chromosome 4, rGopFla2.mat.asm, whole genome shotgun sequence encodes these proteins:
- the GZF1 gene encoding GDNF-inducible zinc finger protein 1 isoform X2, which translates to MESNAVLLESKSSPINLLNEMHQLRLLGHLCDVTVSVEYQGVRGEFVAHKAVLAATSKFFKEVFLNEKSMDSSRTNVFLNEVQVADFASFLEFVYTAKVEVEEDRVQRMLEIAEKLKCLDLSETCFQLKKQMLESVLLELQNFSESQDAEEDSGTQSNALLELKTTVVAEGDHTDCLPDSPSSPMERPSNGVSPERPTAKSKEKVDKKKETMKPPYAKIRRASGRLAGRKVFVEIPKKKYTRRLREQQKNAEDATEENKFPKDQIMYDVEKEEGQVENSVKPENEECNGNFELEDNFKKSEEDKKKRGGNFKCSTCKKEFLYERSFLKHIKHSHGIAAEIIYRCETCSQTFANRCNLKSHQRHVHTSERHFPCELCGKKFKRKKDVKRHILQVHEGGGERHQCQQCGKGLSSKTALRLHERTHTGDKPYGCTECEAKFSQPSALKTHMRIHTGEKPFVCDECGARFTQNHMLIYHKRCHTGERPFMCETCGKSFASKEYLKHHNRIHTGSKPFKCEVCFRTFAQRNSLYQHIKVHTGERPYCCDQCGKQFTQLNALQRHHRIHTGEKPFMCNACGRTFTDKSTLRRHTSIHDKNTPWKSFLVIVEGVSKNDEGHKTELPDEEYHVSPKITEKLLSFSENGHYQNLTAVPGSVTALHENSSSIGTDCKSDGTVGPQEALLATTLSELTVLHTQTDAIQPQLHALVNME; encoded by the exons ATGGAAAGTAATGCAGTTTTGCTAGAATCAAAGTCCTCACCGATAAATCTTCTGAACGAAATGCATCAGTTGCGTCTTCTGGGCCACCTTTGTGATGTGACGGTTAGTGTGGAGTATCAAGGTGTTAGGGGAGAATTTGTTGCTCACAAAGCTGTATTGGCAGCAACAAGCAAGTTCTTCAAGGAGGTGTTTCTTAATGAGAAGAGCATGGATAGCTCAAGGACAAACGTGTTCTTGAACGAGGTCCAGGTAGCTGATTTTGCTTCATTTCTTGAGTTTGTCTATACTGCCAAGGTAGAAGTAGAGGAAGACCGAGTGCAACGTATGCTGGAAATAGCTGAAAAGCTTAAGTGCTTGGACCTGTCTGAAACCTGTTTTCAGCTGAAGAAGCAGATGCTTGAATCCGTATTGTTGGAGTTGCAAAATTTCTCTGAATCGCAAGATGCTGAGGAGGACAGTGGTACCCAATCAAATGCTTTACTTGAGTTGAAGACAACTGTTGTGGCAGAAGGTGACCATACAGACTGTCTTCCTGATTCTCCCAGTTCCCCCATGGAAAGACCCAGCAATGGAGTGTCCCCTGAGAGGCCAACTGCCAAATCAAAAGAGAAGGTTGACAAGAAGAAAGAAACCATGAAGCCTCCCTATGCCAAAATCAGAAGGGCCAGTGGGAGGCTGGCTGGGAGGAAAGTATTTGTAGAAATCCCCAAAAAGAAGTACACAAGGCGATTGAGAGAGCAACAGAAGAATGCCGAGGATGCTACTGAAGAGAACAAGTTCCCAAAAGACCAAATCATGTATGATGTGGAGAAGGAAGAGGGGCAAGTGGAGAACAGTGTGAAGCCTGAGAATGAAGAGTGCAATGGCAACTTTGAATTAGAAGACAACTTTAAAAAGTCAGAGGAGGATAAGAAGAAACGAGGCGGCAACTTCAAATGCAGCACCTGCAAGAAGGAATTCTTGTATGAGAGGAGCTTCCTCAAGCACATAAAGCACAGTCATGGCATTGCGGCTGAAATCATTTACCGGTGCGAAACCTGCAGTCAGACCTTTGCCAACCGGTGCAATTTAAAAAGCCACCAACGCCACGTCCACACCAGTGAGCGCCACTTCCCTTGTGAACTCTGTGGTAAGAAGTTCAAGAGGAAGAAGGACGTCAAGAGGCACATTCTTCAGGTTCATGAGGGTGGTGGGGAGCGTCATCAGTGCCAACAGTGTGGAAAGGGTTTGAGCTCCAAAACTGCTTTGAGGCTTCATGAAAGGACGCATACAGGCGACAAGCCTTATGGGTGCACAGAGTGTGAGGCTAAATTTTCTCAGCCTTCTGCACTTAAAACACACATGAG aatcCACACTGGTGAAAAACCATTTGTCTGTGATGAATGTGGTGCAAGATTCACACAGAATCACATGCTTATATATCATAAAAGGTGTCACACAG GGGAAAGGCCTTTTATGTGTGAAACATGTGGGAAGAGCTTTGCCTCTAAGGAGTACTTGAAACACCATAATAGAATACATACCGGATCCAAGCCATTTAAATGTGAAGTTTGCTTCAGAACATTTGCACAGAGGAATTCGCTTTACCAGCATATTAAAGTTCACACGG GTGAACGGCCCTATTGTTGTGATCAGTGTGGTAAGCAGTTCACACAGCTCAACGCATTGCAGCGCCATCATCGGATACACACGGGGGAGAAACCGTTCATGTGCAATGCGTGCGGGCGAACGTTCACGGATAAATCCACCTTGCGGCGGCACACTTCA atACATGATAAGAATACACCCTGGAAGTCTTTCCTGGTTATTGTTGAAGGAGTGTCTAAGAACGATGAAGGTCACAAGACAGAGCTTCCTGATGAAGAGTATCATGTGTCACCTAAAATAACAGAGAAGTTGCTGTCTTTTTCTGAAAATGGCCACTATCAAAACTTGACTGCTGTCCCAGGGAGTGTGACTGCACTGCATGAAAACAGTTCTTCTATCGGGACAGACTGCAAATCGGATGGGACTGTGGGACCCCAAGAAGCCCTCCTAGCTACCACCTTAAGTGAACTTACGGTACTACATACACAGACAGATGCTATTCAGCCACAGCTCCATGCTCTGGTGAATATGGAATAA
- the GZF1 gene encoding GDNF-inducible zinc finger protein 1 isoform X1 has translation MESNAVLLESKSSPINLLNEMHQLRLLGHLCDVTVSVEYQGVRGEFVAHKAVLAATSKFFKEVFLNEKSMDSSRTNVFLNEVQVADFASFLEFVYTAKVEVEEDRVQRMLEIAEKLKCLDLSETCFQLKKQMLESVLLELQNFSESQDAEEDSGTQSNALLELKTTVVAEGDHTDCLPDSPSSPMERPSNGVSPERPTAKSKEKVDKKKETMKPPYAKIRRASGRLAGRKVFVEIPKKKYTRRLREQQKNAEDATEENKFPKDQIMYDVEKEEGQVENSVKPENEECNGNFELEDNFKKSEEDKKKRGGNFKCSTCKKEFLYERSFLKHIKHSHGIAAEIIYRCETCSQTFANRCNLKSHQRHVHTSERHFPCELCGKKFKRKKDVKRHILQVHEGGGERHQCQQCGKGLSSKTALRLHERTHTGDKPYGCTECEAKFSQPSALKTHMRIHTGEKPFVCDECGARFTQNHMLIYHKRCHTGERPFMCETCGKSFASKEYLKHHNRIHTGSKPFKCEVCFRTFAQRNSLYQHIKVHTGERPYCCDQCGKQFTQLNALQRHHRIHTGEKPFMCNACGRTFTDKSTLRRHTSIHDKNTPWKSFLVIVEGVSKNDEGHKTELPDEEYHVSPKITEKLLSFSENGHYQNLTAVPGSVTALHENSSSIGTDCKSDGTVGPQEALLATTLSELTVLHTQTDAIQPQLHALDYTNIETLQPPRMNSD, from the exons ATGGAAAGTAATGCAGTTTTGCTAGAATCAAAGTCCTCACCGATAAATCTTCTGAACGAAATGCATCAGTTGCGTCTTCTGGGCCACCTTTGTGATGTGACGGTTAGTGTGGAGTATCAAGGTGTTAGGGGAGAATTTGTTGCTCACAAAGCTGTATTGGCAGCAACAAGCAAGTTCTTCAAGGAGGTGTTTCTTAATGAGAAGAGCATGGATAGCTCAAGGACAAACGTGTTCTTGAACGAGGTCCAGGTAGCTGATTTTGCTTCATTTCTTGAGTTTGTCTATACTGCCAAGGTAGAAGTAGAGGAAGACCGAGTGCAACGTATGCTGGAAATAGCTGAAAAGCTTAAGTGCTTGGACCTGTCTGAAACCTGTTTTCAGCTGAAGAAGCAGATGCTTGAATCCGTATTGTTGGAGTTGCAAAATTTCTCTGAATCGCAAGATGCTGAGGAGGACAGTGGTACCCAATCAAATGCTTTACTTGAGTTGAAGACAACTGTTGTGGCAGAAGGTGACCATACAGACTGTCTTCCTGATTCTCCCAGTTCCCCCATGGAAAGACCCAGCAATGGAGTGTCCCCTGAGAGGCCAACTGCCAAATCAAAAGAGAAGGTTGACAAGAAGAAAGAAACCATGAAGCCTCCCTATGCCAAAATCAGAAGGGCCAGTGGGAGGCTGGCTGGGAGGAAAGTATTTGTAGAAATCCCCAAAAAGAAGTACACAAGGCGATTGAGAGAGCAACAGAAGAATGCCGAGGATGCTACTGAAGAGAACAAGTTCCCAAAAGACCAAATCATGTATGATGTGGAGAAGGAAGAGGGGCAAGTGGAGAACAGTGTGAAGCCTGAGAATGAAGAGTGCAATGGCAACTTTGAATTAGAAGACAACTTTAAAAAGTCAGAGGAGGATAAGAAGAAACGAGGCGGCAACTTCAAATGCAGCACCTGCAAGAAGGAATTCTTGTATGAGAGGAGCTTCCTCAAGCACATAAAGCACAGTCATGGCATTGCGGCTGAAATCATTTACCGGTGCGAAACCTGCAGTCAGACCTTTGCCAACCGGTGCAATTTAAAAAGCCACCAACGCCACGTCCACACCAGTGAGCGCCACTTCCCTTGTGAACTCTGTGGTAAGAAGTTCAAGAGGAAGAAGGACGTCAAGAGGCACATTCTTCAGGTTCATGAGGGTGGTGGGGAGCGTCATCAGTGCCAACAGTGTGGAAAGGGTTTGAGCTCCAAAACTGCTTTGAGGCTTCATGAAAGGACGCATACAGGCGACAAGCCTTATGGGTGCACAGAGTGTGAGGCTAAATTTTCTCAGCCTTCTGCACTTAAAACACACATGAG aatcCACACTGGTGAAAAACCATTTGTCTGTGATGAATGTGGTGCAAGATTCACACAGAATCACATGCTTATATATCATAAAAGGTGTCACACAG GGGAAAGGCCTTTTATGTGTGAAACATGTGGGAAGAGCTTTGCCTCTAAGGAGTACTTGAAACACCATAATAGAATACATACCGGATCCAAGCCATTTAAATGTGAAGTTTGCTTCAGAACATTTGCACAGAGGAATTCGCTTTACCAGCATATTAAAGTTCACACGG GTGAACGGCCCTATTGTTGTGATCAGTGTGGTAAGCAGTTCACACAGCTCAACGCATTGCAGCGCCATCATCGGATACACACGGGGGAGAAACCGTTCATGTGCAATGCGTGCGGGCGAACGTTCACGGATAAATCCACCTTGCGGCGGCACACTTCA atACATGATAAGAATACACCCTGGAAGTCTTTCCTGGTTATTGTTGAAGGAGTGTCTAAGAACGATGAAGGTCACAAGACAGAGCTTCCTGATGAAGAGTATCATGTGTCACCTAAAATAACAGAGAAGTTGCTGTCTTTTTCTGAAAATGGCCACTATCAAAACTTGACTGCTGTCCCAGGGAGTGTGACTGCACTGCATGAAAACAGTTCTTCTATCGGGACAGACTGCAAATCGGATGGGACTGTGGGACCCCAAGAAGCCCTCCTAGCTACCACCTTAAGTGAACTTACGGTACTACATACACAGACAGATGCTATTCAGCCACAGCTCCATGCTCTG